One window of the Megalops cyprinoides isolate fMegCyp1 chromosome 2, fMegCyp1.pri, whole genome shotgun sequence genome contains the following:
- the LOC118773352 gene encoding survival motor neuron protein-like isoform X2, translating to MAEFHQDIVYRKYRNNVSWSMANDDSALVKAYEDALKSFRESNGEEQVGEREDHKKEQWKSGREQKQTDEGRPERQQWAVGSRCRAVWSEDGLLYPAALVSVEGDRGRVRFDGYGNEEDVDLSALLPEQWEQPWREKQWVLGSRCRAVWSEDGLVYPAVLVWKKGERGRVQFEGYGNEEEVELSALLPPDEQEWRTKVAVEESVNSSSSSSDWRKMEKKKHYTRKEDATITLSSGHPAGGEVSSCSDPGKEQKERKNTSSGKEGKEGIFLPSSGPFLFLPPESPPPDSATGIQPLPLLPPPPPPCVWPPKGGDEDDGDGLDSDMAALSSMLLSWYLCGYHTGCYMAMQQAKADHERTDPEKHRVNYKYGRCTQ from the exons ATGGCTGAATTTCACCAAGATATTGTTTATCGAAAGTATAGGAATAAT GTGAGTTGGTCCATGGCAAATGACGATTCCGCCCTGGTGAAGGCATATGAGGATGCACTGAAATCTTTTCGG GAATCAAACGGTGAAGAACAAGTCGGGGAGAGGGAGgatcacaagaaagagcagtGGAAATCCGGCAGAGAACAGAAGCAAACAGATGAAGGGAGGCCAGAGAGACAG CAGTGGGCAGTAGGCTCTCGGTGTCGCGCTGTGTGGTCAGAGGATGGGCTGCTCTACCCTGCCGCGCTGGTCTCGGTGGAGGGGGACCGCGGCAGAGTGAGGTTTGATGGCTACGGAAATGAGGAAGATGTAGACCTGAGTGCCCTTCTGCCTGAACAGTGGGAGCAGCCCTGGAGAGAGAAGCAG TGGGTGTTGGGGAGCCGATGCCGTGCGGTGTGGTCGGAGGACGGGCTAGTGTACCCAGCGGTGCTGGTGTGGAAGAAGGGGGAACGTGGCCGGGTGCAGTTCGAAGGGTACGGGAATGAGGAGGAGGTAGAGCTGAGCGCCCTGCTGCCACCAGATGAACAGGAGTGGAGAACCAAGGTTGCTGTTGAG GAGTCAgttaacagcagcagcagcagctcagattggaggaagatggagaagaagaagcaCTACACCAGAAAGGAGGATGCTACCATCACACTCTCATCAGGCCACCCAGCT GGGGGTGAagtcagcagctgcagtgaccCTGGGAAAgaacagaaggagaggaagaataCAAGCAGTGGGAAAGAAGGGAAGGAGGGCATTTTCCTTCCATCCAGTGGTCCCTTTCTGTTCCTCCCCCCGGAGTCTCCTCCCCCTGACAGCGCCACG GGTATCCAGCCTCTCCCTCTTctacctccacccccaccaccgTGCGTGTGGCCCCCAAAAGGGGGGGATGAAGATGATGGGGATGGGCTGGACTCAGATatggctgctctctccagcATGCTGTTGTCCTGGTACCTTTGTGGATACCACACTGGCTGCTACATG GCAATGCAGCAAGCAAAAGCAGATCATGAAAGGACAGACCCAGAGAAGCACAGGGTCAACTACAAGTATGGGAGGTGCACACAGTAG
- the cart1 gene encoding cocaine- and amphetamine-regulated transcript protein — protein sequence MVSGRLLLLGITCAMLILLARCEDSLETRSPEDPFKTQEEKELIEALQEVLEKLRNKQMPVTEKKLGWVPSCDAGEQCALRKGARIGKLCSCPRGTSCNFSILKCL from the exons ATGGTCAGTGGGCGACTTCTGCTCCTGGGCATTACCTGTGCCATGCTCATCCTTTTGGCTCGGTGTGAAGACTCGCTGGAAACTCGCTCTCCAGAGGACCCCTTCAAGACACAGGAAGAGAAGGAACTG ATTGAAGCCTTACAGGAAGTTCTTGAAAAGCTGAGGAACAAGCAGATGCCAGTCACAGAGAAAAAGCTGGGCTGGGTTCCCTCG TGTGATGCAGGTGAGCAATGCGCCCTACGCAAGGGGGCGAGGATCGGGAAACTGTGCAGCTGTCCACGAGGAACGTCCTGCAATTTCTCCATCCTGAAGTGCTTGTAG
- the LOC118773352 gene encoding survival motor neuron protein-like isoform X4 has protein sequence MAEFHQDIVYRKYRNNESNGEEQVGEREDHKKEQWKSGREQKQTDEGRPERQQWAVGSRCRAVWSEDGLLYPAALVSVEGDRGRVRFDGYGNEEDVDLSALLPEQWEQPWREKQQWVLGSRCRAVWSEDGLVYPAVLVWKKGERGRVQFEGYGNEEEVELSALLPPDEQEWRTKVAVEESVNSSSSSSDWRKMEKKKHYTRKEDATITLSSGHPAGGEVSSCSDPGKEQKERKNTSSGKEGKEGIFLPSSGPFLFLPPESPPPDSATGIQPLPLLPPPPPPCVWPPKGGDEDDGDGLDSDMAALSSMLLSWYLCGYHTGCYMAMQQAKADHERTDPEKHRVNYKYGRCTQ, from the exons ATGGCTGAATTTCACCAAGATATTGTTTATCGAAAGTATAGGAATAAT GAATCAAACGGTGAAGAACAAGTCGGGGAGAGGGAGgatcacaagaaagagcagtGGAAATCCGGCAGAGAACAGAAGCAAACAGATGAAGGGAGGCCAGAGAGACAG CAGTGGGCAGTAGGCTCTCGGTGTCGCGCTGTGTGGTCAGAGGATGGGCTGCTCTACCCTGCCGCGCTGGTCTCGGTGGAGGGGGACCGCGGCAGAGTGAGGTTTGATGGCTACGGAAATGAGGAAGATGTAGACCTGAGTGCCCTTCTGCCTGAACAGTGGGAGCAGCCCTGGAGAGAGAAGCAG CAGTGGGTGTTGGGGAGCCGATGCCGTGCGGTGTGGTCGGAGGACGGGCTAGTGTACCCAGCGGTGCTGGTGTGGAAGAAGGGGGAACGTGGCCGGGTGCAGTTCGAAGGGTACGGGAATGAGGAGGAGGTAGAGCTGAGCGCCCTGCTGCCACCAGATGAACAGGAGTGGAGAACCAAGGTTGCTGTTGAG GAGTCAgttaacagcagcagcagcagctcagattggaggaagatggagaagaagaagcaCTACACCAGAAAGGAGGATGCTACCATCACACTCTCATCAGGCCACCCAGCT GGGGGTGAagtcagcagctgcagtgaccCTGGGAAAgaacagaaggagaggaagaataCAAGCAGTGGGAAAGAAGGGAAGGAGGGCATTTTCCTTCCATCCAGTGGTCCCTTTCTGTTCCTCCCCCCGGAGTCTCCTCCCCCTGACAGCGCCACG GGTATCCAGCCTCTCCCTCTTctacctccacccccaccaccgTGCGTGTGGCCCCCAAAAGGGGGGGATGAAGATGATGGGGATGGGCTGGACTCAGATatggctgctctctccagcATGCTGTTGTCCTGGTACCTTTGTGGATACCACACTGGCTGCTACATG GCAATGCAGCAAGCAAAAGCAGATCATGAAAGGACAGACCCAGAGAAGCACAGGGTCAACTACAAGTATGGGAGGTGCACACAGTAG
- the LOC118772557 gene encoding growth arrest and DNA damage-inducible protein GADD45 beta-like, which translates to MTLEEVVGCNITDKRMETVGQALEELLVAAQRQDCLTVGVYESAKLMNVDPDSVVLCILATDEEDEDDIALQIHFTLIQAFCCDNDINILRVSGMRRLAQVLGEPSTADSNANEPKDLHCILVTNPHVDSLKCQALKEVGNYCEESRCKNQWVPYLALEER; encoded by the exons ATGACTCTGGAAGAAGTCGTTGGATGCAACATTACTGACAAAAG GATGGAGACTGTGGGACAAGCATTGGAAGAACTGCTGGTAGCTGCCCAGCGACAGGACTGTCTCACTGTCGGAGTCTACGAGTCTGCAAAGCTAATGAATGT CGATCCggacagtgtggtgttgtgcATACTTGCAacggacgaggaggacgaggacgacATCGCTCTGCAGATTCACTTCACGCTTATCCAAGCATTCTGCTGCGACAACGACATCAATATCCTGCGTGTCTCTGGCATGAGACGTCTCGCACAAGTCCTCGGAGAACCAAGCACCGCGGACAGCAACGCCAACGAACCCAAGGACCTGCATTGCATTCTAGTCACC AATCCCCACGTTGACTCACTGAAATGCCAGGCGCTGAAAGAAGTAGGCAACTACTGCGAGGAGAGTCGCTGCAAAAACCAGTGGGTGCCCTACCTTGCACTGGAGGAGCGCTGA
- the LOC118773352 gene encoding survival motor neuron protein-like isoform X1 codes for MAEFHQDIVYRKYRNNVSWSMANDDSALVKAYEDALKSFRESNGEEQVGEREDHKKEQWKSGREQKQTDEGRPERQQWAVGSRCRAVWSEDGLLYPAALVSVEGDRGRVRFDGYGNEEDVDLSALLPEQWEQPWREKQQWVLGSRCRAVWSEDGLVYPAVLVWKKGERGRVQFEGYGNEEEVELSALLPPDEQEWRTKVAVEESVNSSSSSSDWRKMEKKKHYTRKEDATITLSSGHPAGGEVSSCSDPGKEQKERKNTSSGKEGKEGIFLPSSGPFLFLPPESPPPDSATGIQPLPLLPPPPPPCVWPPKGGDEDDGDGLDSDMAALSSMLLSWYLCGYHTGCYMAMQQAKADHERTDPEKHRVNYKYGRCTQ; via the exons ATGGCTGAATTTCACCAAGATATTGTTTATCGAAAGTATAGGAATAAT GTGAGTTGGTCCATGGCAAATGACGATTCCGCCCTGGTGAAGGCATATGAGGATGCACTGAAATCTTTTCGG GAATCAAACGGTGAAGAACAAGTCGGGGAGAGGGAGgatcacaagaaagagcagtGGAAATCCGGCAGAGAACAGAAGCAAACAGATGAAGGGAGGCCAGAGAGACAG CAGTGGGCAGTAGGCTCTCGGTGTCGCGCTGTGTGGTCAGAGGATGGGCTGCTCTACCCTGCCGCGCTGGTCTCGGTGGAGGGGGACCGCGGCAGAGTGAGGTTTGATGGCTACGGAAATGAGGAAGATGTAGACCTGAGTGCCCTTCTGCCTGAACAGTGGGAGCAGCCCTGGAGAGAGAAGCAG CAGTGGGTGTTGGGGAGCCGATGCCGTGCGGTGTGGTCGGAGGACGGGCTAGTGTACCCAGCGGTGCTGGTGTGGAAGAAGGGGGAACGTGGCCGGGTGCAGTTCGAAGGGTACGGGAATGAGGAGGAGGTAGAGCTGAGCGCCCTGCTGCCACCAGATGAACAGGAGTGGAGAACCAAGGTTGCTGTTGAG GAGTCAgttaacagcagcagcagcagctcagattggaggaagatggagaagaagaagcaCTACACCAGAAAGGAGGATGCTACCATCACACTCTCATCAGGCCACCCAGCT GGGGGTGAagtcagcagctgcagtgaccCTGGGAAAgaacagaaggagaggaagaataCAAGCAGTGGGAAAGAAGGGAAGGAGGGCATTTTCCTTCCATCCAGTGGTCCCTTTCTGTTCCTCCCCCCGGAGTCTCCTCCCCCTGACAGCGCCACG GGTATCCAGCCTCTCCCTCTTctacctccacccccaccaccgTGCGTGTGGCCCCCAAAAGGGGGGGATGAAGATGATGGGGATGGGCTGGACTCAGATatggctgctctctccagcATGCTGTTGTCCTGGTACCTTTGTGGATACCACACTGGCTGCTACATG GCAATGCAGCAAGCAAAAGCAGATCATGAAAGGACAGACCCAGAGAAGCACAGGGTCAACTACAAGTATGGGAGGTGCACACAGTAG
- the LOC118773352 gene encoding survival motor neuron protein-like isoform X3, with protein MAEFHQDIVYRKYRNNVSWSMANDDSALVKAYEDALKSFRESNGEEQVGEREDHKKEQWKSGREQKQTDEGRPERQWAVGSRCRAVWSEDGLLYPAALVSVEGDRGRVRFDGYGNEEDVDLSALLPEQWEQPWREKQQWVLGSRCRAVWSEDGLVYPAVLVWKKGERGRVQFEGYGNEEEVELSALLPPDEQEWRTKVAVEESVNSSSSSSDWRKMEKKKHYTRKEDATITLSSGHPAGGEVSSCSDPGKEQKERKNTSSGKEGKEGIFLPSSGPFLFLPPESPPPDSATGIQPLPLLPPPPPPCVWPPKGGDEDDGDGLDSDMAALSSMLLSWYLCGYHTGCYMAMQQAKADHERTDPEKHRVNYKYGRCTQ; from the exons ATGGCTGAATTTCACCAAGATATTGTTTATCGAAAGTATAGGAATAAT GTGAGTTGGTCCATGGCAAATGACGATTCCGCCCTGGTGAAGGCATATGAGGATGCACTGAAATCTTTTCGG GAATCAAACGGTGAAGAACAAGTCGGGGAGAGGGAGgatcacaagaaagagcagtGGAAATCCGGCAGAGAACAGAAGCAAACAGATGAAGGGAGGCCAGAGAGACAG TGGGCAGTAGGCTCTCGGTGTCGCGCTGTGTGGTCAGAGGATGGGCTGCTCTACCCTGCCGCGCTGGTCTCGGTGGAGGGGGACCGCGGCAGAGTGAGGTTTGATGGCTACGGAAATGAGGAAGATGTAGACCTGAGTGCCCTTCTGCCTGAACAGTGGGAGCAGCCCTGGAGAGAGAAGCAG CAGTGGGTGTTGGGGAGCCGATGCCGTGCGGTGTGGTCGGAGGACGGGCTAGTGTACCCAGCGGTGCTGGTGTGGAAGAAGGGGGAACGTGGCCGGGTGCAGTTCGAAGGGTACGGGAATGAGGAGGAGGTAGAGCTGAGCGCCCTGCTGCCACCAGATGAACAGGAGTGGAGAACCAAGGTTGCTGTTGAG GAGTCAgttaacagcagcagcagcagctcagattggaggaagatggagaagaagaagcaCTACACCAGAAAGGAGGATGCTACCATCACACTCTCATCAGGCCACCCAGCT GGGGGTGAagtcagcagctgcagtgaccCTGGGAAAgaacagaaggagaggaagaataCAAGCAGTGGGAAAGAAGGGAAGGAGGGCATTTTCCTTCCATCCAGTGGTCCCTTTCTGTTCCTCCCCCCGGAGTCTCCTCCCCCTGACAGCGCCACG GGTATCCAGCCTCTCCCTCTTctacctccacccccaccaccgTGCGTGTGGCCCCCAAAAGGGGGGGATGAAGATGATGGGGATGGGCTGGACTCAGATatggctgctctctccagcATGCTGTTGTCCTGGTACCTTTGTGGATACCACACTGGCTGCTACATG GCAATGCAGCAAGCAAAAGCAGATCATGAAAGGACAGACCCAGAGAAGCACAGGGTCAACTACAAGTATGGGAGGTGCACACAGTAG